Sequence from the Thermodesulfobacteriota bacterium genome:
GGAGGTGTTATTTAAAGGTATCTTGATTGGATTATAGAACTATTTACAAAGGAGGTGTGAATGTTAACCAAATTTAGAAAGTCTATGAAGAGCGAAAAAGGTTTTACCCTAATTGAATTGATGATTGTTGTGGCTATTATAGGAATTCTGGCAGCCATAGCAATTCCTAACTTTCTGAGCTACCAGAAGAAAGCCGCGCAGTCAGAGGCAAAGACAAACCTGGGTGCCATCAGGACATTACAGGAAGCTTATGCGGCTGACCACGATACCTATGCTACGAGTTTGGATGCACTGGGTTTCTCTACTAAGGGAACGGCCAAGTATTCCTACTATGTTTCAACAGCAAATGCAACTACCTTTGAGGCAGTAGCAGAAGGAAAAACTG
This genomic interval carries:
- a CDS encoding prepilin-type N-terminal cleavage/methylation domain-containing protein, encoding MLTKFRKSMKSEKGFTLIELMIVVAIIGILAAIAIPNFLSYQKKAAQSEAKTNLGAIRTLQEAYAADHDTYATSLDALGFSTKGTAKYSYYVSTANATTFEAVAEGKTGSISGDKWTMTHGGTLTDLDPASFTN